A genome region from Triticum aestivum cultivar Chinese Spring chromosome 2B, IWGSC CS RefSeq v2.1, whole genome shotgun sequence includes the following:
- the LOC123040639 gene encoding peroxidase 70, with protein sequence MAMAVASSLSVLLLLCLAAATSAFPQLSPQFYAKSCPRALATIKSAVTAAVRSEPRMGASLLRLHFHDCFVQGCDASVLLSDTATFTGEQGAAPNNNSIRGMNVIDNIKAQVEAVCKQTVSCADILAVAARDSVVALGGPSWTVPLGRRDSTTASLSLANSDLPAPSFDVANLTANFAAKGLSVTDMVALSGGHTIGQSQCRFFRSRLYNETNIDAAFAASLKANCPRPTGSGDSSLAPLDTKTPNGFDNAYYNNLMSQKGLLHSDQVLINDGRTAGLVRTYSSASAQFNRDFAVAMVRMGNISPLTGAQGQIRLSCSRVN encoded by the exons ATGGCAATGGCAGTGGCCTCTTCTCTGTCGGTGCTGTTGCTCCTGTGCCTAGCGGCGGCCACCTCGGCGTTCCCGCAGCTTTCGCCTCAGTTCTATGCCAAGTCATGCCCCAGGGCGCTGGCAACCATCAAGAGTGCCGTGACCGCCGCCGTGAGGAGTGAGCCCCGCATGGGAGCCTCGCTGCTCCGCCTGCATTTCCACGACTGCTTTGTGCAA GGCTGCGACGCGTCCGTACTGCTGAGCGACACGGCCACCTTCACGGGCGAGCAGGGGGCAGCCCCGAACAACAATTCCATTCGAGGCATGAACGTCATCGACAACATCAAGGCGCAGGTGGAGGCCGTGTGCAAGCAGACCGTCTCGTGCGCCGACATCCTCGCCGTTGCGGCCCGTGACTCCGTCGTCGCC CTGGGAGGGCCTTCGTGGACGGTTCCTCTGGGAAGGAGGGACTCGACGACGGCGAGCCTTTCGCTGGCCAACAGCGACCTGCCTGCACCGTCCTTCGACGTCGCCAACCTCACCGCTAACTTCGCCGCCAAGGGGCTCAGCGTGACCGACATGGTCGCCCTCTCTGGTGGCCACACGATCGGACAATCACAGTGCCGGTTTTTCAGGAGCAGGCTCTACAATGAGACCAACATCGACGCGGCCTTCGCGGCATCTCTCAAGGCCAACTGTCCCCGGCCGACCGGCTCCGGCGACAGCAGCCTGGCACCGCTGGACACGAAGACGCCCAACGGGTTCGACAACGCATACTACAACAACCTGATGTCCCAGAAGGGGCTCCTGCACTCCGACCAGGTGCTGATCAACGACGGACGCACCGCCGGCCTGGTCCGGACGTACTCGTCGGCGTCGGCGCAGTTCAACAGGGACTTCGCAGTGGCCATGGTGAGGATGGGGAACATCAGCCCGCTCACCGGGGCGCAGGGGCAGATAAGGCTCAGCTGCTCCAGGGTGAACTAA